One Mangrovimonas cancribranchiae DNA segment encodes these proteins:
- the glyA gene encoding serine hydroxymethyltransferase translates to MQRDEQIFELIQEEHERQLHGLELIASENFVSNQVMEAAGSVLTNKYAEGYPGKRYYGGCEVVDVVEQIAIDRAKTLFNAEYVNVQPHSGSQANTAVFAACLKPGDTILGFDLSHGGHLTHGSPVNFSGKLYNPVFYGVKKETGIIDYNHVEEVAKKERPKLIIAGASAYSRDMDFKRFREIADEVGAILMADISHPAGLIAKGILNDPLPHCHIVTTTTHKTLRGPRGGMIMMGKDFENPFGLKLKSGKLKKMSTLLNSAVFPGNQGGPLEHIIAAKAIAFGEALTDDFMHYTLQVKKNAKAMAEAFVAKGYHIISDGTDNHMMLIDLRNKDISGKEAEEALVKADITVNKNMVPFDDKSPFVTSGIRVGTPAITTRGLKEDDMAAIVDLIDEVIINHQDEDKLKDVASKVNAMMGDKPLFS, encoded by the coding sequence ATGCAACGCGACGAACAAATTTTTGAATTAATACAAGAAGAACACGAAAGACAATTACATGGTCTTGAGTTAATAGCATCAGAGAACTTTGTAAGTAACCAAGTTATGGAGGCTGCAGGATCTGTACTTACCAATAAATACGCCGAAGGATATCCTGGAAAACGATATTATGGCGGTTGCGAAGTTGTTGATGTTGTTGAGCAAATAGCTATCGATAGAGCTAAAACACTTTTTAATGCTGAATATGTAAATGTACAACCTCATTCTGGTAGCCAAGCTAACACGGCGGTTTTTGCCGCATGTTTAAAACCTGGCGATACTATTCTTGGCTTCGATTTATCTCATGGTGGCCATTTAACGCATGGTTCTCCTGTTAATTTTTCAGGAAAACTTTACAATCCGGTATTTTACGGTGTAAAAAAAGAAACAGGGATAATTGATTATAACCATGTAGAAGAAGTGGCTAAAAAGGAACGCCCTAAATTAATTATAGCAGGCGCATCGGCTTATTCTAGAGATATGGATTTTAAACGTTTTCGTGAGATAGCAGATGAGGTAGGCGCTATTTTAATGGCCGATATTTCTCACCCAGCAGGATTAATCGCTAAGGGTATTTTAAACGACCCGTTACCACATTGTCATATTGTAACAACTACAACACATAAAACACTTCGCGGACCACGCGGCGGTATGATTATGATGGGTAAAGATTTTGAAAATCCATTTGGATTAAAGCTTAAGAGTGGCAAGTTGAAAAAAATGTCAACTTTATTAAACTCAGCTGTATTTCCTGGCAATCAAGGTGGCCCATTAGAGCATATTATTGCGGCTAAAGCTATTGCTTTTGGCGAAGCATTAACAGATGATTTTATGCATTATACATTGCAAGTAAAAAAGAATGCCAAAGCTATGGCCGAAGCTTTTGTGGCTAAAGGTTATCATATTATTTCTGACGGAACCGATAACCATATGATGTTAATCGATTTAAGAAATAAAGATATTTCTGGTAAAGAAGCGGAAGAAGCTTTAGTAAAAGCCGATATCACGGTGAATAAAAACATGGTGCCTTTTGATGATAAATCACCTTTTGTAACATCGGGAATTCGTGTTGGTACGCCAGCTATAACAACAAGAGGCTTAAAAGAAGATGATATGGCAGCCATTGTTGATTTAATTGATGAGGTTATTATAAATCATCAAGATGAAGATAAGCTTAAAGATGTAGCAAGTAAAGTAAATGCTATGATGGGAGATAAGCCTTTATTTTCTTAA